In candidate division WOR-3 bacterium, the DNA window GAATTACCCAAGAAGCGCTTCAGATTATCAAATGGCTCAAACGCTTTGCTGAGATTATGATTGAAGATAAAAGGGAAACAACACAAGAAGAAACCCGCACAGGAGCGTAAAAATGCCCAGAGCAGAAGAAGAAAATTACAAATGGCAAATTCCTATTGAATGGTTAAAAAACTTCTACCAACAAAATATTGTGCCTGTATTAAGAAATAGGTCTCATCGAAACAATTTTATACGACTTAACCGTTCACTTTTTTTTGATAAATATACATTACGACCATTTGATAAAGTCAATAATATAACATTTACGAATGATGATGGTAAAATTATTCCAATAACCTCAAAAAACTTAAGTGTAATATTAAATTTGCGATGTCCAATTTCTAAACAAGACTATATTTTCTTAAAAAATCGCCGAAAATCTGCTGTAGATGCAATCAGTTTTAAATTAAGGACCAAAACTCGCTTGATTGTAAATCACGGCGGGGAATCAGTATTAGAAAGTAATATTGCCTTGCATCCATTGTATGGATTTCCCATTATTTATGGCTCAGCAATTAAAGGCGTCACCCGACATTATTGTAAAGAATATAAAAATAATATCGATAGAAATACAATACGAGAAATCTTTGGTAGCGAATCTGAAGGTGAAGAAGAACAAGCCGGTTTTGTAGTTTTTGCTGATGCCTGGCCTGAGAATTATGATGACCTAAATGCCCTTGAAATTGATATTTTAACTCCGCATTATAAAGACTATTATGAAGATAAAAAATTTCCCCGCGATAACATCCAACCCCAACCCCATCAATTTTTAGCGGTAAAAAAAGGTGTGATATTTGAGTTTATTATCTATCCTTCGTCAAAACCTAAAT includes these proteins:
- the cmr6 gene encoding type III-B CRISPR module RAMP protein Cmr6 — protein: MPRAEEENYKWQIPIEWLKNFYQQNIVPVLRNRSHRNNFIRLNRSLFFDKYTLRPFDKVNNITFTNDDGKIIPITSKNLSVILNLRCPISKQDYIFLKNRRKSAVDAISFKLRTKTRLIVNHGGESVLESNIALHPLYGFPIIYGSAIKGVTRHYCKEYKNNIDRNTIREIFGSESEGEEEQAGFVVFADAWPENYDDLNALEIDILTPHYKDYYEDKKFPRDNIQPQPHQFLAVKKGVIFEFIIYPSSKPKFEQTEKTKLLNLAKDYIIEALCTIGIGAKTTSSYGYFEKV